The genomic interval GATTATGATTGATGATTTTTTTAGTTTATTTCTTAGCTGATTATCCTCTAAAACAACTTCCCTAATTTTTTTAGCTTCAAGAAATTCTAATTGAAATTTGAGAGAATATTTTTTACTTTCTTTTAATAATAATGGTTGTTTTTTGTTCTTTTCATCAAAATAAAAATGTTTAAAAAGTGTGTTTAGATTATTGGTGTCATTTAATTCAAAAAAACGTGTAATAACTTTATACAACTGTCTTTTTAATTGCAGCATATTTTCTAGAACTTTAAATTGCTCTTCCATCATTTCTAAAATTAGCAAGCCAGAATTTTCTGTTTCAACTTCTTGTTTTAGAAGTTTTAAAACTCTAATCCGCTCATCTATTACTTGCCAACTTTTATATTGATTTCTTAAGTCTTTTAACTTTTCATTATATTCATTTACATAAGTAATTGTTAGATTATACCTACCTAAAGATTTGTCTGTTTCTTGAGCTTGTAAAATTTTAATTTTTGTTTTAATTATTTTTTTGCGATTATTAAATCTAATAGGAGCTTTAAAACGGAAACCAACAGCAGGAAAATAACGCTGTAAAGTTGGTGTTTGTAGATAATTCTGATTGACATAAAACGATAAGTTTATATCATTTAATGCATGATTTTGAAGTCGAATATTTTCTTCTGCGAATTGTTTTTTTTGAGGCGAATTTGTTACAGAAAAACTGTCTAAATTAACGACTAATAGAGGTAGTTTTTTAGTAGTTAAATATTTTTCAGAAACACTGTCTTGTAGTAGTATATTTTCCTTTTCTACCGTTTTAAGTTGATTTTTTAAAACCTGAATTTGATTGCTTACTTTTAGTAAACGTTCTCTTTTAATTAGTTTTTGGTAGTACAGTTTATTTAAAAAATCGAAAAAGCTATTTTCAAAGGCTAAGAAGTTTGTGTGAAGATTAATTACCTCTTTATTTAAAATAAAATTATAATCAATTCTAAACTGTCTTCTCCATAATTGTTTTTCAACTTTTTCTGAATCAAGTTTTAAAATTTCAATGATATTTTTTATTCTTTTGGCTTTAACCTTATTATAAACAAAACCCATTTTTAAAACATTCCACTCCAATTCTGCTCTAAAACTTGTTTTGATATAACTGTTGGTTTCTTCGTCTATTATATTTCTAAAATTATGATTTCCACTAGCTTTAAAAACTAATCCGATATCTTTTTTATATTGATTCGATTCTAATTCTTTTAAATCTATTTCTAATAAATTAAGGTTTTTATTTTTTTTGACTCCGGGTTTAATAAATGATAAAGAAGTGTTTTTTTCTTGATGAGGAAACGTCAAAAAAGGAGCTGTTTTATTGATTAAATTTTCAGATTCTTTAACTAACTCTAGTAAAGATTGACTGGAAATTTTACAGGTAAAGAACAATAATAGTACGATATATAAATTCCTCGGTTTCATTACTCAAAGCTATGAATAACAAGGGTTTTAGGTGTTTTTTATCGACTAATGATTCATTTACTGTGGATAAATGGTTTGTGAGTATTGCTAAAAGGTTACAATAAATTTAAACGTCTTTTAAGTTCATTCCTATTAGATCTACTTACCGGAATAATATCTTGTTTTATAAGCACACTACTATCTTCTATATCAACAATTTTATTGATATTTATTACATAAGATCTGTGTACTTTTAAGAAACTTTCCACAGGTAATTTTTCTTCAATCTTTTTTAAAGGACAATGTACAATGTGGTTTTTTTCTTCGGTTTTTATTTTAATATAATCTCCTCTAGCTTCAATTACATAAATACTTGGAATATCAATTTTAACCAATCGTCTGTCAATATTTACATAAAGTGTATCGGTACTATTTTGACTTTCCACTTTTTTTGTTGGCGTAGAAGTATTAACTAAACTAATGGCTTTTACTTTTGCAACAGCTTTCTTTAAACGTTCTAATTCTATAGGTTTTACGATATAATCTACCACAAAAGTATACTCAAAAGCTTCTATTGCAAAGTTTCTATCGGAAGTAGTTAATATAATTTTAGGTGGATTCTTTAAACTTTGAATAAAGTCAAAACCATCAAAATCTGGCATGTGGATGTCAAGAAAAATAACATCTACGGTGTTTTTATTTAAAAACTTCATAGCCTCTAAAGCATTAGAAAATTGCCCTACTATATTTAACTCAGGAATATCTTCTGCAACCTGACTTAAAATTGTTCTTGCCACTAATTCATCATCTACTATTATACATTCCATCTTGTAATTTATTTATATAATTTTTCATTAGGGGTAGCATTGATTCAAAATATTTTTGATTTATTATTTTTTCTTCTCGTAAGCTATTTTCAAAATCGTTGGTTAATTCATAACTTTTTTCAAGTCCCAAAATCACCATTTTATGTTTAATTCTATGTACTATTTCTTTAGTTTTCTTTAAATCAGATTCTTTAAAAAAACGATAGTAGTCGTCTATTTCTGTAAATAATTCTTCTTTAATTATGGTAATTATCTTTTTTTCAAAGTCGAAATCACCTTTAGAAATTGTTTTAATATATGATAAATTGGGTTCTTCCATCGTTACTTTTTTATGGTGAAATAAAAGGTAGTTCCTTTATTTACTTGAGATTCTACCCAAATTTCGCCTTTATAGATATCAACTATTTTTTTTACAACAGAAAGACCAATACCTGTAGAGTCTTTTGCTTTTTTAAGTGATTGAAAGATTTTAAAGATTTTAGTAAAATGCTTTTTCTCTATTCCAATACCATTGTCTTTTACAGAAAACTTATAAAAAGATTTATGTTCTTTAACATCAATTTCTATGGTTCCTTGCGGCTTATCATTAAACTTTATTGCGTTTTCAATTAAGTTCTGAAATAATCTTTGATATAAGGTTTTATCACCATACAATATAGGTAATTTCTTAGTAGTTTTTATTGTAATATTTTCTGGAACATATAAAAGTTGGATAATATCCTTTATTAAAACGTCTAATGCTACTGGGTCTTTTATTTGTTGATTTGCTTCTAAACTAGAATAACTTAAAACATCAGAAATTAATGATTCCATTTTTTCTAAGGTCAATTCTATATCATTAAAATACTGCAAGCTTGTTTGATTATAACTATCAATATTATCGGTTTTAAGCCAAGATGTTAATGCATATAAACTTCTTAATGGAGATTTTAAATCGTGCGTAACAATGTGCGCATATTCTTGTAATTCTTCATTATTTTTTTCAAGCGTAAGTAGCAATTCTTTGTTTTGGGTTTCTGCTTTTTTTCGTTCTCTTAAATTAATAGCGCTTTTAAGTTGTAGCGCCACCAAATTTGCAATGTTTTGTATGGTAATTAAATGCTCGGGTGTAAAATGGTTTTTATTTTTATGTTCTGCATCAATAATACCAATCACATTTCCTTCACTTATAATTGGTACAGTTATTTCTGACAAACGATTTTCATCATCCAAAACATACCGATTATCAATACTTGTATCATTAATTATTTCTGGATTTCCAGACTTTGCTACGCTGCCTACAATTCCTTTACCAATTGGTAAAATTATTTTATTTGCTATTTCTTTTTTAGGGTTTAGTTTGTTATCAAAAGCTGCTATTTGTTCTAAGGTATTTGTTGAATGATCTACTAAATATATAACACAATCATTTGTGCCAAGATAATTAGCTATCGAGCTCGATATTTCCCATGCTATTTCATAAATATTTTCTTTTCCTAGAATAGATTTTACGGTATTATTAATCATATCTAGGATAATTCTTTTTTCTCGTTGATGAGTAACATCTCTAATAATACCTTGAACAGCAATAGCATTTTTTTGATTATCGTACACTACACTAGCATTAATATTTACCCATTTTATTTGATTTTCTTTAGTGAGT from Lutibacter sp. Hel_I_33_5 carries:
- a CDS encoding ATP-binding protein, whose product is MKNSKIEILERALERQIKARKQAEKILEEKSLELYNTSEKLKVANTKLESLLDEKTSQLKGIFENINDAYIVVDIEGNVLKMNENAEELLGYTLNNNHLNINSLVYKEDYTYAINSFKQLLITGNFTNYNARILTKENQIKWVNINASVVYDNQKNAIAVQGIIRDVTHQREKRIILDMINNTVKSILGKENIYEIAWEISSSIANYLGTNDCVIYLVDHSTNTLEQIAAFDNKLNPKKEIANKIILPIGKGIVGSVAKSGNPEIINDTSIDNRYVLDDENRLSEITVPIISEGNVIGIIDAEHKNKNHFTPEHLITIQNIANLVALQLKSAINLRERKKAETQNKELLLTLEKNNEELQEYAHIVTHDLKSPLRSLYALTSWLKTDNIDSYNQTSLQYFNDIELTLEKMESLISDVLSYSSLEANQQIKDPVALDVLIKDIIQLLYVPENITIKTTKKLPILYGDKTLYQRLFQNLIENAIKFNDKPQGTIEIDVKEHKSFYKFSVKDNGIGIEKKHFTKIFKIFQSLKKAKDSTGIGLSVVKKIVDIYKGEIWVESQVNKGTTFYFTIKK
- a CDS encoding LytTR family DNA-binding domain-containing protein; translated protein: MECIIVDDELVARTILSQVAEDIPELNIVGQFSNALEAMKFLNKNTVDVIFLDIHMPDFDGFDFIQSLKNPPKIILTTSDRNFAIEAFEYTFVVDYIVKPIELERLKKAVAKVKAISLVNTSTPTKKVESQNSTDTLYVNIDRRLVKIDIPSIYVIEARGDYIKIKTEEKNHIVHCPLKKIEEKLPVESFLKVHRSYVININKIVDIEDSSVLIKQDIIPVSRSNRNELKRRLNLL
- a CDS encoding Hpt domain-containing protein, producing MEEPNLSYIKTISKGDFDFEKKIITIIKEELFTEIDDYYRFFKESDLKKTKEIVHRIKHKMVILGLEKSYELTNDFENSLREEKIINQKYFESMLPLMKNYINKLQDGMYNSR